In the genome of Xanthomonas translucens pv. cerealis, one region contains:
- the wrbA gene encoding NAD(P)H:quinone oxidoreductase: protein MAEILVLYYSRGGSVARLARQIARGVGEVPGMAARLRTVPPVAAVTQASAPPVPDSGAPYVEASDLRDCVGLALGSPTRFGNMAAPVKHFIDGLGAEWASATLAGKPAAVFTSTASLHGGQEATLLSMHLPLLHHGCVIVGIPYTEPLLSSTRSGGTPYGASHVAGADDDPQPSEEEAQLARALGRRLAGIAQRLAVP from the coding sequence ATGGCCGAGATCCTGGTCCTGTACTACAGCCGTGGCGGTTCGGTGGCGCGCCTGGCGCGGCAGATCGCGCGCGGCGTCGGCGAAGTGCCCGGCATGGCCGCGCGCCTGCGCACGGTGCCGCCGGTGGCCGCGGTCACCCAGGCCAGCGCGCCGCCGGTACCCGATAGCGGCGCGCCGTACGTGGAGGCCAGCGACCTGCGCGACTGCGTCGGCCTGGCCCTGGGCAGCCCGACCCGGTTCGGCAACATGGCCGCGCCGGTCAAGCACTTCATCGACGGGCTCGGCGCCGAATGGGCCAGCGCCACCCTGGCCGGCAAGCCGGCGGCGGTGTTCACCTCCACCGCCTCGCTGCACGGCGGCCAGGAAGCCACGCTGCTGTCGATGCATCTGCCGCTGCTGCACCACGGCTGCGTGATCGTCGGCATTCCCTATACCGAACCGCTGCTCAGCAGCACGCGCAGCGGCGGCACCCCGTACGGCGCCAGCCATGTCGCCGGCGCCGACGACGACCCGCAGCCCAGCGAGGAAGAAGCGCAGCTGGCACGCGCACTGGGGCGGCGCCTGGCCGGCATCGCGCAACGCCTGGCGGTGCCGTGA